A DNA window from Streptomyces bacillaris contains the following coding sequences:
- a CDS encoding geranylgeranyl reductase family protein: protein MTEPLSEHSADVIVVGAGPAGSTTAYYLAKAGLDVLLLEKTAFPREKVCGDGLTPRATKQLVSMGIDISEEAGWLRNKGLRIIGGGVRLQLDWPELASYPDYGLVRKRDDFDEQLARQAQKAGARLYERCNVGAPIRDERTGRITGVEARIGEEKTPVTFHAPLVVAADGNSTRLSLAMGLHRREDRPMGVAVRTYFTSPRHDDDYLESWLELWDRRGAEDRLLPGYGWIFGMGDGTSNVGLGILNSSSAFKELDWREVLKAWCASMPEDWGFTPENMTIPIRGAALPMAFNRQPHYTKGLLLVGDAGGMVNPFNGEGIAYAMESGQIAADVIVQAHARATPAQRELALNNYPKVLKETYGGYYTMGRAFVKLIGNPKVMKVATQRGLTHPLLMKFTLKMLANLTDPTGGDAMDRIINGLSKVAPKA, encoded by the coding sequence GTGACCGAGCCCCTCTCCGAGCACAGCGCGGACGTGATCGTCGTCGGAGCGGGCCCAGCGGGCTCCACGACCGCGTACTACCTCGCCAAGGCCGGACTAGACGTCCTGCTGCTGGAAAAGACCGCTTTCCCCCGGGAGAAGGTCTGCGGCGACGGCCTCACGCCCCGTGCCACGAAGCAGCTGGTCTCCATGGGGATCGACATCTCCGAGGAGGCCGGCTGGCTGCGCAACAAGGGCCTGCGCATCATCGGCGGCGGCGTCCGGCTCCAGCTGGACTGGCCGGAACTCGCCTCCTACCCGGACTACGGACTGGTCCGTAAACGCGACGACTTCGACGAGCAGCTGGCCCGGCAGGCGCAGAAGGCGGGCGCCCGCCTCTACGAGCGCTGCAACGTGGGCGCCCCCATCCGGGACGAGCGCACCGGCCGGATCACCGGCGTCGAGGCGAGGATCGGTGAGGAGAAGACCCCGGTCACCTTCCACGCCCCGCTCGTGGTCGCCGCCGACGGCAACTCCACCCGCCTCTCCCTCGCGATGGGCCTGCACCGCCGCGAGGACCGCCCGATGGGCGTCGCGGTCCGTACGTACTTCACCTCGCCCCGCCACGACGACGACTACCTGGAGTCCTGGCTGGAGCTGTGGGACCGCCGCGGCGCCGAGGACCGGCTGCTGCCCGGCTACGGCTGGATCTTCGGCATGGGCGACGGCACCTCCAACGTCGGCCTCGGCATCCTCAACTCCTCCTCCGCCTTCAAGGAGCTGGACTGGCGCGAGGTCCTCAAGGCCTGGTGCGCCTCGATGCCGGAGGACTGGGGCTTCACCCCGGAGAACATGACGATCCCGATCCGGGGCGCCGCCCTCCCCATGGCCTTCAACCGCCAGCCGCACTACACCAAGGGCCTCCTCCTGGTCGGTGACGCGGGCGGCATGGTCAACCCGTTCAACGGCGAGGGCATCGCGTACGCCATGGAGTCCGGCCAGATCGCCGCCGACGTCATCGTCCAGGCCCACGCCCGCGCCACCCCCGCCCAGCGCGAACTGGCCCTGAACAACTACCCGAAGGTCCTCAAGGAGACCTACGGCGGTTACTACACGATGGGCCGCGCCTTCGTGAAGCTCATCGGCAACCCGAAGGTCATGAAGGTCGCCACCCAACGCGGCCTGACCCACCCCCTGCTGATGAAGTTCACCCTCAAGATGCTCGCCAACCTCACCGACCCGACGGGCGGCGACGCGATGGACCGCATCATCAACGGC
- a CDS encoding GNAT family N-acetyltransferase, whose translation MSIAPVPPPTAPAPAVRLRVPTDEDALIWHRIFDDPEVMEFHGGRSAEFSVYEELTARQRRHDAELGFCLWTLTDEDTTVLGFTGAQPWPHTHFGPVGAIEIGWRLARTAWGRGYATAAARTTLERLRAAGVPDVVAMIDSRNARSIAVAERLGMRHAETFTTPRAGQQGYCYRLEL comes from the coding sequence ATGTCGATAGCACCTGTTCCGCCGCCCACCGCTCCGGCGCCCGCCGTACGCCTGCGCGTACCGACCGACGAGGACGCCCTGATCTGGCACCGGATCTTCGACGACCCCGAGGTGATGGAGTTCCACGGCGGCCGGAGCGCGGAGTTCTCCGTCTACGAGGAGTTGACCGCGCGGCAGCGGCGGCACGACGCGGAGCTGGGCTTCTGCCTGTGGACGCTCACCGACGAGGACACCACCGTGCTCGGCTTCACCGGCGCCCAGCCCTGGCCGCACACCCACTTCGGCCCGGTCGGCGCCATCGAGATCGGCTGGCGGCTGGCACGCACGGCGTGGGGGCGCGGGTACGCCACCGCAGCCGCCCGCACCACGCTGGAGCGGCTGCGGGCGGCCGGGGTGCCGGACGTCGTCGCGATGATCGACTCCCGTAACGCCCGCTCCATCGCCGTGGCGGAGCGGCTCGGGATGCGGCACGCGGAGACCTTCACCACCCCGCGCGCCGGGCAGCAAGGGTACTGCTACCGGTTGGAGCTCTAA
- a CDS encoding demethylmenaquinone methyltransferase, producing the protein MTRASLDKQPHEVASMFDGVAANYDLTNDVISLGQARLWRKAVAAAVDARPAQKILDLAAGTATSSQPFAQAGAYVVPCDFSLGMLEVGKRRHPWMPFTAGDGMRLPFKDEVFDTVTISFGLRNIQDTETALRELYRVTKPGGRVVICEFSQPTWAPFRTVYTEYLMRALPPTARAVSSNPDAYVYLAESIRAWPDQPGLAALLQKAGWSKVAWRNLTGGVVALHRATRA; encoded by the coding sequence GTGACCCGAGCCTCCCTGGACAAGCAGCCGCACGAAGTCGCCTCGATGTTCGACGGTGTGGCGGCCAACTACGACCTGACCAACGACGTAATTTCGCTGGGCCAGGCCCGGCTGTGGCGCAAGGCGGTCGCGGCGGCGGTCGACGCCCGCCCCGCGCAGAAGATCCTCGACCTGGCGGCCGGCACCGCGACCTCCTCGCAGCCCTTCGCCCAGGCCGGCGCCTACGTCGTTCCGTGCGACTTCTCGCTCGGCATGCTGGAGGTGGGCAAGCGCCGCCACCCGTGGATGCCGTTCACGGCCGGTGACGGGATGCGGCTGCCGTTCAAGGACGAGGTGTTCGACACCGTCACGATCTCCTTCGGCCTGCGCAACATCCAGGACACCGAGACCGCGCTGCGCGAGCTGTACCGGGTGACGAAGCCGGGCGGCCGGGTCGTGATCTGCGAGTTCTCGCAGCCGACCTGGGCCCCGTTCCGCACGGTCTACACCGAGTACCTGATGCGCGCGCTCCCGCCCACCGCACGGGCGGTCTCCTCCAACCCGGACGCGTACGTCTATCTCGCCGAGTCCATCCGCGCCTGGCCCGACCAGCCCGGCCTCGCCGCACTCCTTCAGAAGGCGGGCTGGTCGAAGGTGGCGTGGCGGAACCTCACGGGCGGCGTGGTGGCCCTGCACAGGGCCACCCGCGCCTGA
- a CDS encoding SigE family RNA polymerase sigma factor, translating to MPAGAEPEGAAADGGSAAFEAYARDGQRRLYRTAYLLCGNMEGAKDLTQTTLAKLFQHWRRASRADNLDAYAKTVLVRTYVAERRRTVRDLLAHRSNPPRPQADPAPGADLRVTLLALLDELPPRARAMVVLRYWDDLSVERVASLLRCSESTVKSQCSRSLVRLRARLGDVQLYSTGS from the coding sequence ATGCCGGCAGGGGCGGAGCCCGAGGGGGCGGCGGCGGACGGCGGGAGCGCCGCGTTCGAGGCGTACGCGCGGGACGGGCAGCGGCGGCTGTACCGCACGGCCTATCTGCTCTGCGGCAACATGGAGGGCGCCAAGGACCTGACGCAGACCACCCTGGCCAAGCTGTTCCAGCACTGGCGGCGGGCGAGCCGGGCCGACAACCTCGACGCGTACGCCAAGACCGTCCTCGTCCGTACGTATGTGGCCGAACGACGGCGTACCGTACGGGATTTGCTCGCCCACCGCTCCAACCCGCCGCGCCCTCAGGCCGATCCGGCCCCGGGTGCCGACCTCCGCGTCACCCTGCTCGCCCTGCTCGACGAACTTCCGCCCCGGGCACGGGCGATGGTCGTCCTGCGGTACTGGGACGATCTGAGCGTGGAGCGCGTCGCCTCGCTCCTGCGGTGCAGCGAGTCCACGGTGAAGAGCCAGTGCTCCCGTTCGCTCGTCCGGCTGCGCGCCCGCCTGGGCGATGTCCAGCTCTACTCCACCGGAAGCTGA
- a CDS encoding DUF3152 domain-containing protein, whose amino-acid sequence MTGRRGPGTLPRDEPARGTAVSGRRVRPGDRAGDRPGAGGSRRAPGDRPQPRSLSRSRSRERRRRRNRRRTVGLAVLALAAVALVAALLDRPWLSGDPSVTAAPDPASDPAAGTGDDSAETPIAPPPSPEPEPTPTPADTDDRSSRTSDDVPASGPGTFSVARAGVTRSGKGEPYRVEVEDGIGVDPDRAAEEIAAILAHPRGWSHGGERSFRQVTDTSAGLVVKIATPETTDRLCGAYGLKTRGEVNCRGGEQVMVNLKRWQLGSPQFDGPVAEYRALIINHEVGHWLGRGHETCPGKGRPAPAMMQQIDGLKGCVANAWPYDAKGRYLGGPSVP is encoded by the coding sequence ATGACGGGCCGGCGCGGACCGGGCACCCTGCCGCGCGACGAACCGGCCCGTGGCACTGCGGTGTCGGGGCGGCGGGTCCGCCCGGGTGACCGCGCAGGTGACCGCCCGGGAGCCGGTGGTTCCCGGCGCGCACCGGGAGACCGCCCCCAGCCCCGCTCGCTCTCCCGGTCCCGCTCCCGTGAGCGGCGAAGACGGCGGAACCGGCGCCGGACGGTGGGGCTGGCCGTGCTCGCCCTGGCGGCGGTGGCCCTGGTGGCGGCCCTCCTCGACCGGCCCTGGCTGAGCGGCGACCCGTCCGTCACCGCCGCCCCGGACCCCGCGAGCGATCCCGCAGCAGGGACCGGTGACGACAGCGCCGAGACCCCGATCGCCCCGCCCCCGTCCCCTGAGCCCGAGCCCACACCCACCCCCGCCGACACCGACGATCGCTCCTCCCGCACCTCCGACGACGTGCCCGCCTCCGGCCCCGGGACGTTCAGCGTCGCCCGCGCGGGCGTCACCAGGTCCGGCAAGGGTGAGCCCTACCGGGTGGAGGTGGAGGACGGCATCGGCGTCGACCCCGACCGGGCCGCCGAGGAGATCGCCGCGATCCTGGCCCACCCGCGCGGCTGGAGCCACGGAGGCGAGCGTTCGTTCCGCCAAGTCACCGACACATCAGCCGGGTTGGTGGTCAAAATAGCCACCCCGGAGACCACGGACCGGCTCTGTGGTGCGTACGGCCTCAAGACCCGCGGTGAGGTCAACTGCCGGGGCGGCGAACAGGTGATGGTCAACTTGAAGCGCTGGCAGCTGGGTTCACCGCAGTTCGACGGGCCCGTCGCCGAGTACCGGGCCCTGATCATCAACCACGAGGTCGGCCACTGGCTGGGCCGCGGCCACGAGACCTGCCCGGGGAAGGGACGCCCGGCGCCCGCGATGATGCAGCAGATCGACGGACTGAAGGGGTGCGTCGCCAACGCCTGGCCGTACGACGCCAAGGGGCGCTATCTGGGCGGCCCTTCGGTGCCGTGA
- a CDS encoding imidazolonepropionase-like domain-containing protein, producing the protein MLTIHAAPLVLPVGAAAVADGAVVVDGDRIAAIGPYEEVAAAYPAARVRRWPGLLTPGLRQDRARALLTRCYHPDPREADELGELPLWGEEFERIAATMDTARRAGSVRRGLQRMLRHGTTHVVGPFGAEEPALRTALARSGLTVVPAPGRVPSGAADLDPSAPGGDLDPFAYGGDLAATAHGPLTVGGRADLAVFDVPAEEALRTGGAGRCVATVLAGRLVHRAR; encoded by the coding sequence GTGCTGACGATCCACGCCGCGCCGCTGGTCCTTCCGGTCGGCGCGGCGGCCGTCGCGGACGGGGCGGTCGTGGTGGACGGCGACCGGATCGCCGCCATCGGTCCGTACGAGGAGGTCGCCGCCGCGTACCCGGCCGCCCGGGTCCGCCGCTGGCCCGGCCTCCTCACCCCCGGCCTCCGCCAGGACCGGGCCCGCGCGCTGCTCACCCGCTGCTACCACCCGGACCCGCGCGAGGCCGACGAGCTGGGTGAACTGCCCCTGTGGGGCGAGGAGTTCGAGCGGATCGCGGCGACCATGGACACGGCCCGGCGGGCAGGCAGCGTACGGCGGGGGCTCCAGCGGATGCTGCGGCACGGGACCACGCATGTGGTGGGCCCGTTCGGCGCGGAGGAGCCCGCGCTGCGGACGGCACTGGCCCGGTCCGGGCTGACCGTGGTGCCCGCCCCCGGCCGCGTCCCTTCTGGTGCGGCCGACCTGGACCCCTCCGCGCCCGGCGGCGACCTGGACCCCTTCGCGTACGGCGGTGACCTCGCCGCCACCGCCCACGGCCCGCTGACCGTGGGTGGGCGCGCCGACCTCGCCGTCTTCGACGTGCCCGCCGAGGAGGCCCTGCGCACGGGCGGGGCCGGGCGGTGCGTGGCGACCGTACTGGCGGGCCGGCTCGTCCACCGCGCCCGCTGA